GCTAAAGCAACGGAGCATCGCCATTTTCAATCTTTGCAGGGAAATTTCAAGGACTGTACTATCGACGCTCGGCACTATTTGCCTCAATAAAGTAGAAAAGTGACGGTAGCCCATCCGATTCAATCTCTTCGCGATCGAATACCATCCCAGCTTTTTCTGCAACACGGCATGAAGCCGGATTTTCCGGCGCAATCGTAGCAAGAATCCTGTGCAGCCCACATTGTTCTAACCCATAGTTAAGCATTGCAGGAACAATTTCGCTGGCAAAGCTTTGTCCCCAATAGGATGGCTCAAAGCTGTAAATCACTTCTGGAATGTCTGGTTCGCTCCGCTCTTGATCGTAGATTAAGTCCACAACACCCTATTAACTCGTGTGTGCTTTTCTCTATAACCGCCGAAACCCCAAAGCCTTTAGTTTTATAATTTTGAATTGATATCTCGATCCACTTAACACAACGTTCGTAAGTCAACGGTTTTCCGTCCCCCATATACTGCGCCACCTTTGGATTGCTATGTATCCTAAACACTGCTTCAGCATCTTCTGGAACAAAGTGGCGAACTAAGAGACGAGGGGTTTCCAGGAATTTCAACTACTACCTCCACATTCAATACAACCTAACAACCAAAATAAACGTTTTTAACAAACTTCTTCTTCCGTAAGCGATACCCCGCAGGAGTCACTTTGTGAACGCATAAATTTTAGTTTGGTGGAAACAGAAAATCGGTCATTTTGTATAGAATAATACTTCTGATTAAAAAGTTGTCGCACGAATTGCTCCCAATGCAACTAAATCCCCTCCGCGATCGCTTTTTTGCACCCGACAGTTTTCCCAAAGTTCCGGCAAACTATTTGCTTGGGCACTTTACAACGCAGCCTCAAGATAACCCGACCATCGTAATGTTCCCCCAGCTAGAACAATTAAACTGGGATTGAAAATATTGATAACCGTAGCAATTCCCAACCCCAAAGAATATCCAGCTTCCCTAATTGCTTCTAAAGTATGGCTATCTCCCCGATCGACTAATGCGCTCAATTGCTCCCCGTCAACCCCCAACTTTTTTACAATTGCCGCACCACTAGCCAATCGATCGAGGGTTTGGCTCGAATTACCGACGACCGATGATATGGGAATACTACCAAGCTCCCCAGCCCAACCGGAAGTACCCCGCAAAACTTGCCCATTCACGTAGAAAGCAGCACCAATCCCAGTCCCAACCATAATTACAGATGCGGTTGCATTTGCCTCCAGTCCGTGGATAGCCTCAAATAATGCTTGTCCCAAAGTCTCGACTTGATACGCGACACTCCACTCAACCAACAATTCCAATTCACTGGGTATTGGTAAACGACACTCCACATTTCCAGTCACCAGCGCGATCGGTACTCTTAAGTTGCATAATTCCAAGGCAAACAAAATTTCCCGTTCGGCAACGCGAAACTGTTTCTCCTCAAATCCCAAAATCTTACAGGTATTTTCAACTTGATTCGCAGGACCACTAATTCCAAAAATGTCTCGTTTTTCCAACTCCAAGCAGTTTGTCACAACACTTTCCAAATGTGTTGGTGCTTGTAGAATTATCATACCATTCCAATAATGGGTAGCAACAGCAACGATTTGACCATCTGCGATCGCTGCTGCATATTTCCCCTGGAATGTGTTGCCTTGGTTCTCCAACCCAACCGCACGTAAGTTAGATCGCAAAAACATCGAGCTTGCCGCATGTTTGACGAGAAAAGCTTCGAGAATATGTTCGTCACCGGGTTGTAAAAGCCGAATTTTAGGCATAGGGAGATGGTTTGATTGAAAGCTATTCTGACTTTCTAAGCTTGCCTCAAAGTTTGATTATAAAACGAAATAAAGCATTATCTCTAAATTAGTAGTTAAATTGCGAATTGTTTTGCTCCCTTACGGGAAAGCAATTATGAAATACCAGCATTCGCTTCACGCTGGAAATTAGGAATAATGAAAATGGAAAACACTCAGGATTTTTTGAATATCCTTGTTGCTTTGCTAATGATTGCTTTTGCAATACTAATGCTCATCGATTTCTGCATGGGTTTGATAAATTTGTGGGATTGCCAAAGGGAAAAATCTTCTCAAGCAGACATAGAACAAAATCCCACACTTCCCGACCTCGCACCTATGGTTAAGCAAGTAAACATACCGCAAGCTCGTTACACGGTTCCCAGTCGCAAAAATGAGATTGATACAGAATCGCTCCAACAATTGATACAAAAATTACCGCAGAGTCGGTTACGTACTGGAGCGCGACGGTTGGGGATTGCGGTTCGCGTTGATGGGAAATATCAGAAATTGGCTGTATTGAGAATTGAACTTCAAGCCAAGTTGCGATCGCAGCCGATGGAAGTGGCTCAAGTTTTGAGAGGATTGAAAATGTAAATAAATCTGAATAATGCGATTGCTTACCCAACTTTCTCGACAACATCATCCCGATTCACCAAATATCCATCTTCCATATAAACAATCCGATCAGCTAAATCTAAAATCCGGTTGTCGTGGGTGACTAACAAAATTGTACAACCCTGTTCTTTGGCAAGCTTTTCCATAATTTCCACCACATCCCGTCCCGATTTTTTATCGAGAGCTGCGGTTGGTTCGTCTGCGAGAATAATTTTTGGTTGACTGACTAAAGCACGGGCGATCGCCACCCGTTGTTTTTGCCCACCCGATAAATCCCTGGGATAGTAATTCATCCGATGTTCTAACCCCACGGCAGCTAAAACATTGCGAATTCGAGTATCTGCTTCTGCTGCGGTGACATCATGCATTTCCAGTGCCATTTCGACATTTTGATAGGCTGTGAGAAAATTTAACAGGTTGTGTGCCTGAAAAATATAACCGATATTGCGACGAAATAGGGTCATCTTATCTTTGCTAGCACCAAGCAATTCGTTTCCCAGAATAGTTAAACTACCTTCTTGCAGCGATCGCAAACTTCCCATCAGGGTTAATAATGTTGTCTTTCCCGAACCCGATGGTCCGGTCATAATAATGATTTCACCCGGTTCGATTTGCAGATTAATATCATATAAAACCTGCTTTCGTAGAGAACCTTGACCGTAATAGTGATTGAGATGGGAAATGGAAATTGCAGGTGATGAAAGCATTATAACTCCTAAAAAATATCGGCGGGGTCGGCTGTTTGTAATTTACGTACTGCCATTGCCGCAGAGAACGAACTCATGATTGCTGTGAGGATAAACACAAACACGACTCGTCCCAAATCCATCGCCATTGGTAACATTGTGGCAATATTCGTGATGCGATAAATGCCCAAGGCGATCGCCGTACCGGGAATAAATCCCAGGGCAGCCAAAATCAAAGATTCCTGGAACACGACAACCAGTAAATACCGATCGCGAAATCCCATTGCTTTGAGGGTGGCATATTCGGGTAAATGGTCGGTAACATCGCTGTAAAGAATTTGATAGACAATGATCGCACCGACAATAAAGGCAATTACCACACCTAAATCGAAGGTGTAACCCACTGGTGTGCTGGCATTCCAGAAGGCGACTTCGGCTTTTGCGTATTCTGATTTTGTCATAACTTTGACATCATTCGGTAGCCGCAATCGGATGTCTGCTAATACTTGCGAGACATCTGCACCGGGCTGAAGTTTAATCACACCAACATCAATTAACCCCGGTTGGCGGAAATTTGCCATCCGTAAAAAGTTGACATCGCTAGTAACGAGGTATGCATTAATACCAAAAGTTGGGCTGAGTTTGAACAATCCCTGGATGGAAATTTGGCGTTCGTTGATTTCGGTGGTAATGGCTTTTCCCGACTCAAATTGCTGGGCAATCGGACCAAATTCGTTGCGAGAACCAAGGTTGAACAATACGGTATCCGGTTTGCGGAGTTTTTGGCGGTTAGCTTCCACACCGGGGATATTCATGACTTGATGTTCCGGGTTTATGCCAATTGCATAGATATCCCAAATTTGTTTGTTATCGGGATTACGCCATTGAATCGAATTGAGATAAATCGGACTTACGGAGGCAACACCCCTTACCCCTGCTACTTGATATAAACGTCGTTCTGTGAATCGGTCGAGGGAAATCAGCGATCGCGATCGCCCACTGACCATAACGATTTCCCCATTCAAGCTATCGTGAAATTCCACCGCACTACTAAACAACGCTCCCCGAAATCCCATTTGCAAGAACATCAAAACATCGGCAAAGCTGATTCCCGCAATTGCTACGATTAAACGCGCTCGCTCTTTTTTTAGCTGTAGCCAGGATAGAAA
The Calothrix sp. 336/3 DNA segment above includes these coding regions:
- a CDS encoding GNAT family N-acetyltransferase, whose product is MDLIYDQERSEPDIPEVIYSFEPSYWGQSFASEIVPAMLNYGLEQCGLHRILATIAPENPASCRVAEKAGMVFDREEIESDGLPSLFYFIEANSAERR
- a CDS encoding GNAT family N-acetyltransferase; this encodes MFRIHSNPKVAQYMGDGKPLTYERCVKWIEISIQNYKTKGFGVSAVIEKSTHELIGCCGLNLRSRAERTRHSRSDLQL
- a CDS encoding ROK family protein — encoded protein: MPKIRLLQPGDEHILEAFLVKHAASSMFLRSNLRAVGLENQGNTFQGKYAAAIADGQIVAVATHYWNGMIILQAPTHLESVVTNCLELEKRDIFGISGPANQVENTCKILGFEEKQFRVAEREILFALELCNLRVPIALVTGNVECRLPIPSELELLVEWSVAYQVETLGQALFEAIHGLEANATASVIMVGTGIGAAFYVNGQVLRGTSGWAGELGSIPISSVVGNSSQTLDRLASGAAIVKKLGVDGEQLSALVDRGDSHTLEAIREAGYSLGLGIATVINIFNPSLIVLAGGTLRWSGYLEAAL
- a CDS encoding DevA family ABC transporter ATP-binding protein, whose protein sequence is MLSSPAISISHLNHYYGQGSLRKQVLYDINLQIEPGEIIIMTGPSGSGKTTLLTLMGSLRSLQEGSLTILGNELLGASKDKMTLFRRNIGYIFQAHNLLNFLTAYQNVEMALEMHDVTAAEADTRIRNVLAAVGLEHRMNYYPRDLSGGQKQRVAIARALVSQPKIILADEPTAALDKKSGRDVVEIMEKLAKEQGCTILLVTHDNRILDLADRIVYMEDGYLVNRDDVVEKVG
- the devC gene encoding ABC transporter permease DevC; the encoded protein is MTNSKKSQKKPLFLSWLQLKKERARLIVAIAGISFADVLMFLQMGFRGALFSSAVEFHDSLNGEIVMVSGRSRSLISLDRFTERRLYQVAGVRGVASVSPIYLNSIQWRNPDNKQIWDIYAIGINPEHQVMNIPGVEANRQKLRKPDTVLFNLGSRNEFGPIAQQFESGKAITTEINERQISIQGLFKLSPTFGINAYLVTSDVNFLRMANFRQPGLIDVGVIKLQPGADVSQVLADIRLRLPNDVKVMTKSEYAKAEVAFWNASTPVGYTFDLGVVIAFIVGAIIVYQILYSDVTDHLPEYATLKAMGFRDRYLLVVVFQESLILAALGFIPGTAIALGIYRITNIATMLPMAMDLGRVVFVFILTAIMSSFSAAMAVRKLQTADPADIF